A part of Primulina eburnea isolate SZY01 chromosome 10, ASM2296580v1, whole genome shotgun sequence genomic DNA contains:
- the LOC140803847 gene encoding LOB domain-containing protein 27-like produces the protein MTLKSGSGQACAACKYQRRRCTSECVLAPFFPADQPKMFQNVHRLFGVKNIVNTLRELDPDQKAIAMKSMKFHATMRDKYPVYGCLVEIQQLAYQIQLAEEELQAVLQQLAYYRQNQQQEMSSTNDYLSQLQLGVAPPAENSAMPVLRQENIPADYGSVRAALPVATYSNADYLDSRESNGLWIHQQQFGNVENENPDQWSCNHS, from the coding sequence ATGACCCTAAAGAGTGGCTCCGGCCAGGCTTGCGCCGCGTGTAAGTACCAAAGGCGGAGATGCACCTCCGAATGCGTCCTCGCCCCGTTCTTCCCCGCGGATCAGCCCAAAATGTTTCAAAACGTGCACCGGTTGTTCGGGGTGAAGAACATCGTCAACACGTTGAGAGAACTCGACCCGGATCAGAAAGCCATCGCCATGAAGTCCATGAAATTCCACGCCACCATGCGTGATAAGTACCCCGTTTACGGGTGCTTGGTAGAGATACAACAGCTCGCATATCAGATTCAGCTCGCGGAGGAGGAACTTCAGGCAGTCCTTCAGCAACTGGCATATTATCGGCAGAATCAGCAGCAAGAGATGTCGTCGACGAACGACTACCTGTCGCAGTTGCAGTTAGGGGTCGCGCCACCTGCTGAAAATTCCGCGATGCCGGTTTTACGGCAGGAGAATATCCCCGCGGACTACGGTTCTGTTAGAGCAGCACTGCCTGTCGCGACATATTCGAACGCTGATTATTTAGATTCCAGGGAGAGTAATGGTTTGTGGATTCATCAACAGCAATTTGGTAATGTTGAAAATGAGAATCCAGATCAATGGTCATGCAATCACAGTTGA